From the genome of Alcanivorax sp.:
GGGACTCGGTTGGCGGCGTGTCCTGTGCCATCGGGATATTAACCAGGCGAATCTGGTGTTGCTCACAAAAAGCGGCCTGGCGGGCATACCACCCTTTCTTGGGGTACTCGGATTCCAGGCGCAAATTGATGATCGTGTTCACCCCCAACACACGATGGACCACCCACAACCCCACAGGCCCCAGCGTACCGCTGCGATACAGCTTCCCTGCCTTAACCGGGCGAAAGTGGTACATCAGTTTGTGATAGCGATACACAAGAAAGGCGATAACGACTGCAGCGCACAACAAGGCAATCCACATGGCATTGGGTCCGGGCAATGAAGTTGCCACCCAGTATTAGCGGCAATCTAGTAATTCTGGTTAACGGGGAGTTGCGATCCGATGACACACATGGGCATGGTGCGATGTTCGGGTTTCCTGGATGCGTAGGACGCTCGTAACTGCAGGCGCTGGATTGGGTCTGCGCCTGCTCGACATTGAGCACGTGTTGCAGCGCCAGGTGCCGGATGGCCCCCCACGGCAGTGTGGGAGCGTGCCTGCACGCGATGGTTTGGTGAAGATCGCCTGCAGGCAGGCTCCTACGGCGGGGTTGGTGTTGGGCTTTGGGCTTTGGGCTTTGGGCTTTGGGCGTCGGGCGTCGGGCGTCTGGCGGGATGATGACCTACTTAGGTAGCGAGCGAGCTCGCTATCCCTTCGGGACGCCTGCGGCGCCTCACCCTGGCACCTGCGGTGCATCGGGTGTCACATGGCGACTTCGTCGCGAGGTAGGGAGAGGAGTTCACCGTATCCACGTGCTTCGCTTGCGAAGCCGAACAGCCGCTTTTCAGGCTGGCCCGAAGGGTGAGCGCAGCGAATCAAATATAAAAAAAGGCCCCTCAGCATAATGCGCTGAGGGGCCTTCTTTTATATTTAAGAGCCTGACGATGACCTACTCTCACATGGGGAAGCCCCACACTACCATCGGCGATATGTCGTTTCACTTCTGAGTTCGGCAAGGGATCAGGTGGTTCCAACACTCTATTGTCGTCAGGCAAACTGGTTTGGTTTTCCTGATGAGATCAGGAGGACCAAATAAGTTGCCTTACCGGTCGACGACTCGACTGACCGGCAAAGCCAAATTGGGAACGAGAAGTTTGCTATTCACTGTAGCAAGCTGACTTCTGACACACTGTCTTTACGCTGTCCTGTGGCCTGGAGCCAAGGGACTGCTTTGGTGTTATATAGTCAAGCCTCACGGGCAATTAGTACGGGTTAGCTTCACGCCTTACAACGCTTCCACACCCCGCCTATCAACGTTGTGGTCTTCAACGGCCCTTCAGGGGAATCAAGTTCCCAGGGAGATCTCATCTTGAGGGAGGCTTCCCGCTTAGATGCTTTCAGCGGTTATCCCGTCCGAACTTAGCTACCCGGCAATGCCACTGGCGTGACAACCGGAACACCAGAGGTTCGTCCACTCCGGTCCTCTCGTACTAGGAGCAGCTCCTCTCAAATCTCCAACGCCCACGGCAGATAGGGACCGAACTGTCTCACGACGTTCTAAACCCAGCTCGCGTACCTCTTTAAATGGCGAACAGCCATACCCTTGGGACCGGCTTCAGCCCCAGGATGAGATGAGCCGACATCGAGGTGCCAAACACCGCCGTCGATATGAACTCTTGGGCGGTATCAGCCTGTTATCCCCGGAGTACCTTTTATCCGTTGAGCGATGGCCCTTCCATACAGAACCACCGGATCACTAAGACCTGCTTTCGCACCTGCTCGACTTGTAGGTCTCGCAGTCAAGCACCCTTCTACCTTTACGCTCGTTGCACGATGTCCGACCGTGCTGAGGGTACCTTTGTGCTCCTCCGTTACTCTTTGGGAGGAGACCGCCCCAGTCAAACTACCCACCACACAATGTCCCCGACCCGGATAACGGGCCTGGGTTAGAACCTCAAACATGCCAGGCTGGTATTTCAAGGACGACTCCACAATGACTGGCGTCACTGCTTCAAAGTCTCCCAGCTATCCTACACAAGCAGGCTCAAAGTCCACTGTGAAGCTGTAGTAAAGGTTCACGGGGTCTTTCCGTCTAGCCGCGGGTACACAGCATCTTCACTGCGATTTCGATTTCACTGAGTCTCGGGTGGAGACAGCGCCCCCATCATTACGCCATTCGTGCAGGTCGGAACTTACCCGACAAGGAATTTCGCTACCTTAGGACCGTTATAGTTACGGCCGCCGTTTACCGGGGCTTCGATCAAGAGCTTCGCCGAAGCTAACCCCATCAATTAACCTTCCGGCACCGGGCAGGCGTCACACCCTATACGTCCGCTTACGCGTTTGCAGAGTGCTGTGTTTTTAATAAACAGTTGCAGGGGCCTTTTCACTGCGACCGCCGATAGCTTAGGGAGTAAATCCCATCACCGTCAGCGGCGTACCTTCTCCCGAAGTTACGGTACCACTTTGCCTAGTTCCTTCACCCGAGTTCTCTCAAGCGCCTTAGAATACTCATCCCAACCACCTGTGTCGGTTTGGGGTACGGTTCCTTATAACCTGAAGCTTAGAAGATTTTCCTGGAAGCATGGCATCAACCACTTCCCGGTCACAAAGGACCAGTGGTCTCGACTCTCAGCCTTAAGAACCCGGATTTGCCTAAGTTCTCAGCCTACAGCCTTTCCCCGGGACAACCAACGCCCGGTAGGCATAGCCTTCTCCGTCTCTCCATCGCAGTTATAAGAAGTACAGGAATATTAACCTGTTTCCCATCAGCTACGCATTTCTGCCTCGCCTTAGGGGCCGACTCACCCTGCGCCGATTAGCGTTGCGCAGGAAACCTTGGTCTTTCGGCGTGGAAGTTTTTCACTCCCATTATCGTTACTCACGTCAGCATTCGCACTTGTGATACCTCCAGCATGCTTCTCAACACACCTTCACAGGCTTACACAACGCTCCCCTACCCAGTGACATAAGTCACTGCCGCAGCTTCGGTATCCAGTTTTAGCCCCGTTACATCTTCCGCGCAGGCCGACTCGACTAGTGAGCTATTACGCTTTCTTTAAAGGGTGGCTGCTTCTAAGCCAACCTCCTAGCTGTCTGAGCCTTCCCACATCGTTTCCCACTTAACTGGAATTTGGGGACCTTAGCTGGCGGTCTGGGTTGTTTCCCTCTCCACGACGGACGTTAGCACCCGCCGTGTGTCTCCCGGATAGTACTCACTGGTATTCGGAGTTTGCATCGGTTTGGTAAGTCGGGATGACCCCCTAGCCGAAACAGTGCTCTACCCCCAGTGGTATTCGTCCGAGGCGCTACCTAAATAGCTTTCGGGGAGAACCAGCTATCTCCGAGCTTGATTAGCCTTTCACTCCGATCCACAGGTCATCCGCTAACTTTTCAACGGTAGTCGGTTCGGTCCTCCAATGCGTGTTACCGCATCTTCAACCTGCCCATGGATAGATCGCCCGGTTTCGGGTCTAATCCCAGCAACTCAACGCCCTATTAAGACTCGGTTTCCCTACGGCTCCCCTAAACGGTTAACCTCGCTACTGAAATTAAGTCGCTGACCCATTATACAAAAGGTACGCCGTCACCCTACAAGAGGGCTCCGACTGCTTGTACGTACACGGTTTCAGGTTCTATTTCACTCCCCTCTCCGGGGTTCTTTTCGCCTTTCCCTCACGGTACTGGTTCACTATCGGTCAGCCAGGAGTATTTAGCCTTGGAGGATGGTCCCCCCACATTCAGTCAAAGTTTCACGTGCTCCGACCTACTCGATTTCACTTGATCAGATTTTCGGATACGGGGCTATCACCCACTATGGCCGGCCTTCCCAGACCGTTCTCCTAATCATTCACAAGCTTAAGGGCTAATCCGCGTTCGCTCGCCGCTACTGACGGAATCTCAATTGATTTCTGTTCCTAAGGGTACTTAGATGTTTCAGTTCCCCTCGTTCGCTTCACATACCTATGGATTCAGTATGTGATACCTGCCTTATGACAGGTGGGTTTCCCCATTCGGAAATCTCCGGATCAAAGTCTGTTTGCCGACTCCCCGAAGCTTATCGCAGGCTACAACGTCCTTCATCGCCTCTGGCTGCCAAGGCATCCACCGTGTACGCTTAATCACTTGACTATATAACCCAAAACAGTCTCTTCATCGTTGACCTCTCGACCAACAACTCCAATCCCGTCCAGGCTTTTTCATCGTGATAACGATTCACCATAAAGACACAAGTGTCAGAAAGTCTCTAACGCTTGCATTCTCAATGAATACTTGGACTTCTCATTTCCCAAATTGTTAAAGAGCTTCTCATATCATCAAATATGAGACCGATTAAAAAACCGGAAACAAATAATCCGACTCTCTTCACAAGGAAGGGGAATCACTTGTTTCCGGCTTCTTGCCGGCAACTTTAACCAACAGACAAGCAAACGTGTGGGCCCTGAACAGGACGGAGATCTTTGTCGTTAAGGAGGTGATCCAGCCGCAGGTTCCCCTACGGCTACCTTGTTACGACTTCACCCCAGTCATGAACCACACCGTGGTAATCGTCCTCCCGAAGGTTAGACTAACTACTTCTGGTGCAATCCACTCCCATGGTGTGACGGGCGGTGTGTACAAGGCCCGGGAACGTATTCACCGTGGCATTCTGATCCACGATTACTAGCGATTCCGACTTCATGGAGTCGAGTTGCAGACTCCAATCCGGACTACGAACGGTTTTAAGGGATTTGCTTGGCCTCGCGACTTCGCTGCCCTCTGTACCGCCCATTGTAGCACGTGTGTAGCCCAGGCCGTAAGGGCCATGATGACTTGACGTCGTCCCCACCTTCCTCCGGTTTGTCACCGGCAGTCTCCCTAGAGTTCCCACCCGAAGTGCTGGCAACTAAGGACAAGGGTTGCGCTCGTTACGGGACTTAACCCAACATCTCACGACACGAGCTGACGACAGCCATGCAGCACCTGTCACTGCGTTCCCGAAGGCACCAATCTATCTCTAGAAAGTTCGCAGGATGTCAAGGCCTGGTAAGGTTCTTCGCGTTGCATCGAATTAAACCACATGCTCCACCGCTTGTGCGGGCCCCCGTCAATTCATTTGAGTTTTAACCTTGCGGCCGTACTCCCCAGGCGGTCTACTTATCGCGTTAACTTCGTCACCAAGAATACTAAGATCCCCAACGACTAGTAGACATCGTTTACGGCGTGGACTACCAGGGTATCTAATCCTGTTTGCTCCCCACGCTTTCGCACCTCAGCGTCAGTGTCAGTCCAGGAGGCCGCCTTCGCCACTGGTGTTCCTTCCGATCTCTACGCATTTCACCGCTACACCGGAAATTCCACCTCCCTCTACTGCACTCTAGCCTGCCAGTTTCAAATGCAGTTCCCAGGTTGAGCCCGGGGCTTTCACATCTGACTTAACAAACCGCCTACGCGCGCTTTACGCCCAGTAATTCCGATTAACGCTCGCACCTTTCGTATTACCGCGGCTGCTGGCACGAAATTAGCCGGTGCTTCTTCTGCAGGTAACGTCAAGTACTCACCGGTATTAACAGTAAGCCTTCCTCCCTGCTGAAAGTGCTTTACAACCCTAGGGCCTTCTTCACACACGCGGCATGGCTGGATCAGGGTTGCCCCCATTGTCCAAGATTCCCCACTGCTGCCTCCCGTAGGAGTCCGGGCCGTGTCTCAGTCCCGGTGTGGCTGATCATCCTCTCAGACCAGCTACGGATCGTCGCCTTGGTAGGCCTTTACCCCACCAACTAGCTAATCCGACGCGAGCTCATCCATCTGCACAAGGCCCGAAGGTCCCCTGCTTTCCCCCGTAGGGATTATGCGGTATTAGCTCGAGTTTCCCCGAGTTATCCCCCACAAATGGGCAGATTCTCACGCGTTACTCACCCGTCCGCCGCTCGACGCCTGGGTGCAAGCACCCATCGTTTCCGCTCGACTTGCATGTGTTAGGCCTGCCGCCAGCGTTCAATCTGAGCCATGATCAAACTCTTCAGTTAAGAAAAGCGTTTAAAGTGGCCTCTCATAGAGAGGAGCACTTAATGCATGCTCAGTTCGTCATCTGAATTAACAAAAACTTTGTTGACTCGTTCAGAACTGAAATCTTTTAAAGATCCCATCCCGAACAGGTCCCACACGTTTGCTTGCCTGATTGTTAAAGAGCGTCTCGTCCGGCGCCGCGCTTCGCGTTGTTGCCCCGTCGAGGAGTGCGCATTCTAGAGATTTCCCGGGTCCCGTCAACACCTTTTCTGCATCTTTTTCATCAAACGGTCACCTCTTGACCATCAAGTGCAAAAAAGCGCCAAAAGCGGCCGGTTTCGTCTACTTCCTGACCATGTTGCGCCCATGCAGCAGCCGGTACAAGAGCAGGATGGCGGTGACACCGACAAACACCAGGGTTTCACCATATCCGGATTTTTGCACCCAGCTCTGATGCACCAGCGCCAGCAACACCGCCAGAAAAACCAGACGGTGCAATTTCGCCCAGTTTCGCCCCAGTCTGCGACGAGCCTTGCGGGTACTGGTCAGCGCCAGCGGCCACAGCGCCAGCCAGGCGCCCATCCCCACAATGATATAGGGCCGTCGGGTGAGCTCCTCGCCCAGAAAAGACGGATCCCAACCCAGCAAAAGCGTAGCCCAGGCCAAAAAGTGGAGCGAAACATAGGCAAACGCCCACAGACCAAAGGTTCTTCGCCAGATCACCAGACCAGGCACCTTCAGCAACCGTGCTGTCGGGCGCATTGCCAGGCACACCAGCAAACACACCAGCGACCACCAGCCGAGCAGTTCCACCAGGGTCTCGGCCGGGTCCGGCCCCAATTGGCCGCTGACTGCCAGATATGTCACCCAAACCAGAGGGACAGCACCCAGTGGCCAACCGACCCAGGTCCATTGACGGCTTTTCATCAGTAAAACATGCTCAGGTCCATGCCCTTGTAGAGGGAAGCCACTTCTTCATAGCCATTGAAGGGCCGCGTGGGCACCCAGTTGGGATCAAAGAAGGAATTGGGCAGGCGCCGCTCCCTGCTCTGGGACCAGCGAGGATGATCCACCGCCGGATTCACATTGGCGTAGAACCCGTACTCCTCAGGGGCCAGCATGTTCCAGGTCGTTTCCGGCATGGTGTCGGTCAACTCGATCCGGACAATGGATTTGATGGACTTGAAACCGTATTTCCAGGGCACCACCAGCCGGAAAGGTGCGCCATTCTGGTTGGGCAGGGTTCGTCCGTAGAGCCCCACCGCCATCAGGGTCAAGGGGTGCATGGCTTCATCCAGGCGCAACCCTTCCCGGTAGGGCCAATCGATGCCACTGAAAGGAGAGCGCACTCCCGACATCTGATCAGGATCAGCCAGACTGGTAAACGCCACGTATTTTGCCTTGCTGGTGGGCTGCAGTCTTTTCAGCAGACTTGCCAGCGGCACACCCACCCAGGGTATCACCATGGACCAGGCCTCTACACAACGCAGACGATAGATCCGCTCCTCCAGGGCAAGCCCCTTCAGCAGGTCCTCCAGGGCATACTCCCCCGGTTTTTCCACTTCCCCGGCCACCGTCACCGTCCAGGGATCCGTTTTCAGGGTATGGGCATTTTCAGCCGGGTCGGTCTTTCCGGTGCCAAACTCATAAAAGTTGTTGTATTGGGTAACGTCGCTGTAAGGGGTCAGCGCTTCGTCCGTATCGGGAGCACCGTCCACAGCACGCGCCACCTGCTCCTTGAGCCAACGGGGGCGCGAGGCGTCCTCGTCCACCGCTTTCACCTCTCTGGCCCAGGCGGGCATCGCGCTGAACAACCCAGCCAGCCCGCCGAGCATCATCAACTCCCTGCGCTTCAGGTACACCGACTCGGGAGTAATTTCATGACTCTTGGGGGCAGCAGGGTCTTTATGGCGAATAATCATTACAGCTCCCGGTTATCTCTCAGGGAGCCCCTGAATCACCAACGCGCCCCTCTTAACATTGCCGAGGGGGGCGCACCTGCCGGAAAGGCCAAGGATGCAAGGCGTTATTCAGAGACTCTTTCTTTACAGCCTAAAACAAAAAAGGGGCATCTTCGTGAAGATACCCCTCTTCGATGCCCCCCATGAGCCGCTGTTACAGATACCCGGGCAGTGAATCAGCGGTTAAGGTGACCGCACTGACAACAGGGAGAGCCACCGGCATCACCAATAACCATCAGGAAGCCGCTTTTCGAAGCCCCCAGACGCTCATGGCAAGGCCGACCAATACGTAGATCACCGCCACACTCAAGAGCACCAGCGGCGGATCCAGAAACACAATGGCAAACGCGATGATCACGCCGAGGAGGACCTTGAAGGGCACCCGACCAATATGAAACTCCTTGAACGAGTGGTACTTCACTGAAGACACCATCAGCAGCCCCGCACCGGCGACCATCAAGGCGACCACCCAGGACACGTCTGCCCCTTCAATACCCCTGCTGGCACCCAACCAGACCATGGTGGCCACCAGACCCGCGCCGGTGGGGCTCGGCAGGCCAATGAAGAAGCGCTTGTCGGTGGACTCTGCCTGCACGTTAAAGCGCGCCAGGCGCAACGCCGCACACGCCACATAGATGAAGGCGGCGACCCAGCCGAACTTGCCGAGCCCTGAAAGCGCCCAGGAGTAGGCGACCAGACCCGGAGCTACGCCGAACGCCACACAGTCTGAAAGCGAGTCATACTCTGCCCCGAACTTGCTCTGGGTGTTGGTCAGGCGGGCAACGCCACCATCCATGCCATCCAGAATACCCGCGACGATGATGCCCAGTGCGGCGTTTTCGAACATGCCATTCATGGCAGAGACGATGGCGTAGAAACCGGCGAAAAGGGCGCCGGTGGTGAACAGATTCGGCAGCAGATAGACCCCCTTGTGACGGGCGCCAGTGCGATGCTCCGCTTCAACCACTTCAAACGTCTCGGGCTGCTCTGAGGTTGTTGTCTTGTCGTTATCCTGCATGGTGGTCCATCCCGTTGATAGTGGGGCTAGTGTAACGCACCCCCCGTAAACAAAAAACGCGGCCGAAGCCGCGTTTTTCTGGGGAGCCACTGAGTAACTCCCGGATCGTCACGAAAGCTTAGTTTTTGCTCTTGTCGACGATCTGGTTTGCCTGAATCCACGGCATCATGCCACGCAGTTTTTCACCTACCTGCTCGATGGGGTGCGCCGCGTTGTTACGACGGGCTGCGGTCATGGACGGGTAGTTCAGGGCACCTTCGGAGATGAACTGCTTGGCGTACTCACCGCTCTGGATACGCTTGAGGGCATTGCGCATGGCGGCGCGGGATTCATCGTTGATCACTTCCGGGCCAGTCACATACTCACCGTACTCCGCGTTGTTGGAGATGGAGTAGTTCATGTTGGCGATGCCACCTTCGTACATCAGGTCGACAATCAGCTTCAGTTCGTGGAGACACTCGAAGTAGGCCATTTCCGGGGCATAACCGGCTTCGGTCAGGGTTTCAAAGCCAGCTTTCACCAGCTCTACCGCGCCACCACACAGAACCGCCTGCTCACCGAACAGATCGGTTTCGGTCTCGTCCTTGAAGGTGGTTTCGATGATACCGGTACGGCCGCCGCCCACACCGGAAGCGTAGGACAGGGCCACGCTCTTGGCGTTGCCGGACGCGTCCTGGAAGACCGCGATCAGATCTGGAATGCCACCACCCTTGGTGAACTCGGTGCGCACGGTGTGACCCGGTGCTTTCGGAGCGATCATGATCACGTCCAGGTCGCTCCGCGGAACGATCTGGTTGTAGTGGATAGCGAAGCCGTGAGCAAAGGCCAGAGTAGCACCTTCCTTCAGGTTCGGTTCGATTTCTTCACGGTACAGCTGGGACTGGAACTCATCGGGAGTCAGGATCATCACCACGTCAGCAGCGGCAACAGCGGAAGGCACATCGCTAACCTTCAGGCCATGGGCTTCGGCCTTGGCGATGGAAGAAGAACCCGGGCGCAGGCCCACGGTCACATCAACGCCGGAATCATTCAGGTTGCAGGCGTGGGCGTGGCCCTGGGAGCCGTAACCGATGATGGCAACCTTCTTGCCCTGGATGATGGAAAGATCGCAATCCTTGTCGTAATACACTTGCATGCTCATAGCTCTGACTCGTTCTGGTAACGGAAATTCGGTGGCGAGCCGCCAAGCGGCGCCTCGATCAGGCCAGCCACTCTAGGCTATTCGCCGCGTTGCGTAAAATGATATATTTGAAACATTGCATTCCAATTAACGCAACATTCAATAATGGCGAAATCACTGCATGGATACCAAGCCACTGCGCCTTTTCCTGACCCTGGCGGACACCCTGCACTTCGGCCGCGCCAGTACCATGTGCCATGTGAGCCCCTCCACCCTGAGCCGCACAGTACAACAACTGGAAGACGAACTGGGCGCCCCGCTCTTTTACCGGGACAACCGCAGCGTCACCCTCACTCGGGAAGGCCAGCGCTTTCAGGAATATGCCCGCGACACCCTGACCCGCTGGGACAACCTGCGCCATGCCCTGCAGGAAGACCGCCGGGTCCTGCAGGGGGAACTGAGTCTGTACTGCTCAGTGACCGCCAGCTACAGCTTTCTCTATGACATTCTCAGCAGCTTCCGGCATCAGTACCCTCGCATCGAACTGAAGTTGCACACTGGCGACCCGGCCCAGGCGGTACACCGAATTCAGCAAGGTGAGGAAGACATCGCCATCGGGGCGAGGCCGGATCATCTGTCCGCCAGTATCGCCTTTCGCCCCATCGCCCGCTCCCCGCTGCTTTTCATTGCCCCCGCCAGTCAGCCGCAGCTGGCCGAGCGGCTTGGCGGTCGCGCAGACAAAACGGACTGGGAAGACATCCCCATGATTCTCTCCGAAGAAGGCCTGGCCCGGGAACGCACCGACCGCTGGTTCCGCCAGCTGGGCGTCAAACCCCATATCTATGCTCAGGTCAGCGGTAACGAGGCCATCGTCAGCATGGTCAGCCTGGGTTTCGGCGTAGGCGTGGTGCCGAAGATCGTGCTGGACAACAGTCCACTGGCGGCCCGAATTCGACCGCTGGATGTGCAACCGGCACTGGCGGCTTATGAGGTGGGACTATTCACCCAGGAGCGCAGACTGGAAGAACCGCTGATCAATGCATTCTGGTCGCAAGTGAGGGACGCCTGACGCCGGACGCCCGATGCCTGACGCCGAAAAGAAAAATGCCGCTCCGGGGAGCGGCATTTTCGTCTGGCATCCAGCGTCAGGCGTCAAGCGTACTTACAAGCTCAACACCTTCTCGCCGCGGGAAATGCCGGAGACACCGGAACGCACCACTTCCAGCACCTGGGCTTCGCCGATGGCACTGATGAAGGCGTCCAGCTTGTCGGAAGCACCGGTGAGCTGGATGGTGTAGACCGTGCTGGTCACATCCACGATCTGGCCGCGGAAGATGTCCACACTGCGCTTCACCTCGGCACGCTGGGCACCGGTGGCCTTCACCTTGATGAGCATCAGCTCACGCTCGATGTGCGCCCCCTCGGTAAGATCCACCAGCTTCACCACCTCGATCAGCTTGTTGAGATGCTTGGTGATCTGCTCGATCTTCAGGTCATCCCCGTAGGTGGTCAGGGTCAGACGGGACAGGGTGGTGTCCTCGGTGGGGGCCACCGACAGGGAATCGATGTTGTAACCCCGCTGGGAGAACAGACCAATGACCCGACTCAGTGCGCCCGGCTCGTTTTCCATGAGAATAGAAATAATTCGACGCATCAGGTCCGCTCCGTCTTGCTCAGCCACATGTCGCGCATGGAACCGTCTGCAATCTGCATCGGGTACACGTGCTCGGTGGGATCCACATAGATATCCATGAATACCAGACGATCCTTCAGGGCGAAGGCCTCGTTCATGGCCCCTTCCAGGTCCTCGAATTTGGTGACCTTCATGCCCACGTGACCATAGGCCTCGGCCAGAGCCACAAAGTCAGGCAGGGATTCCATGTAGGACTGGCTGTGGCGGCCACCGTACTGCATGTCCTGCCACTGACGTACCATGCCCAGGGCCTGGTTGTTGATGTTGATAATCTTCACCGGCAAACCGTACTGCAGACAGGTAGACAGCTCCTGAATGTTCATCTGGATGGAGCCTTCACCGGTGACACAGGCCACGGTGGCGTCCGGGAACGCAAACTGCACGCCCATGGCCGCCGGCAGGCCGAAGCCCATGGTGCCGAGACCACCGGAATTGATCCAGCGGCGGGGCTTGTCGTACTGGTAGTACTGGGCGGCGAACATCTGGTGCTGGCCCACATCGGAGGTCACATAGGCATCACCCTTGGTGGCCTTGTACAGGGCTTGCACCACTTGCTGAGGCTTCATGGGGCCGTCTTCATTGGTCTCGAAGCGCATGCCATGGATCTTGCGCCAGCCAGCGATTTCCTCCCACCAGCGCTCCAGCGCCTTCTGGTCCGGCTCGCCACCGTGCTCATCCAGCGCCGCCAGCATTTCTTCCAGCACCTGATCAACCGGGCCCACAATAGGGATATGCGCCATCACATTCTTGGAGATGGTGGCCGGATCGATATCGATGTGGATGATTTTGGCGCCCGGGCAGAACTTCTTCACGTTGTTGGTCACGCGGTCATCGAGACGGGCGCCGACAGCCAGAATCACATCGGAGTTGTGCATGGTCATGTTGGCTTCATAGGTGCCATGCATGCCCAGCATGCCCACGTTCTGCGGGTCGGTGCCAGGGAAACCACCCAGCCCCATGAGAGTGTTGGTTACCGGGAAGTTGAGGCGATGAGCCAACTTGGTCAGCAACTCGCTGCCCTCGCCCTGCACCACACCACCGCCGGCATAGATCACCGGGCGCTTGGCTTTCATCAGCTCTTCCACCGCCTTGCGGATCTGGCCGGAATGGCCACGGCTGACCGGCGCATAGGAGCGCATCTTCACTTTCTTCGGGTATTCGTAGGGGTTCTTCACGTTCGGCGCGGTCTGATCCTTGGGAATATCGACCAGAACCGGGCCGGGACGGCCAGTGGTGGCAATGTAGAACGCCTTCTTCATGATCTCGGGGATGTCCTTGGCGTCACGGACCATGAAGCTGTGCTTCACCACCGGGCGGGACACGCCGATCATGTCGGTTTCCTGGAAGGCGTCATCGCCAATCCAGTCGGAACGCACCTGGCCGGACAGCACCACCATGGGGATGGAGTCCATGAAGGCGGTAGCCAGACCGGTAATGGCATTGGTGGCACCCGGGCCCGAGGTCACCATGACCACACCCGGCTTGCCGGTGGCACGGGCGTAGCCGTCGGCCGCGTGGGTCGCTGCCTGCTCGTGACGCACCAGAATATGGTTGACGCTTTCCTGCTGGAACAGCGCATCGTAGATGTGCAGTACGGACCCTCCGGGATACCCGAAGATGTACTCCACCCCCTCGTCTTGCAACGCACGGACCACCATTTCCGCGCCGGATAACATTTCCACGGTTGCTACCTCAAAATCAGAATGCATGAGCCCACTACGCCTGGCGCAGCAGCGGGACGGCTTTGCTTTTGCTGGAGACCTGCAGAGAGAACGCCATAGTTGGGCATTCTGAAGTCCTGTCGGAGGTGGCCGACAAGGACGCAGGCAGAGAGGCAATCTGGAGGTACTGAATCAGGGAGGAATGCAGACGAACTGATCCCGCTCAGAAAACAGAAACCTCCGGAGGCTCCCACAGCGGGACGAGAGTGCAGTGATACTGCTGACCGGACATCGCGGTAACGATGCCCCGGGTCCCGG
Proteins encoded in this window:
- the ilvY gene encoding HTH-type transcriptional activator IlvY, with translation MDTKPLRLFLTLADTLHFGRASTMCHVSPSTLSRTVQQLEDELGAPLFYRDNRSVTLTREGQRFQEYARDTLTRWDNLRHALQEDRRVLQGELSLYCSVTASYSFLYDILSSFRHQYPRIELKLHTGDPAQAVHRIQQGEEDIAIGARPDHLSASIAFRPIARSPLLFIAPASQPQLAERLGGRADKTDWEDIPMILSEEGLARERTDRWFRQLGVKPHIYAQVSGNEAIVSMVSLGFGVGVVPKIVLDNSPLAARIRPLDVQPALAAYEVGLFTQERRLEEPLINAFWSQVRDA
- the ilvN gene encoding acetolactate synthase small subunit — its product is MRRIISILMENEPGALSRVIGLFSQRGYNIDSLSVAPTEDTTLSRLTLTTYGDDLKIEQITKHLNKLIEVVKLVDLTEGAHIERELMLIKVKATGAQRAEVKRSVDIFRGQIVDVTSTVYTIQLTGASDKLDAFISAIGEAQVLEVVRSGVSGISRGEKVLSL
- the pssA gene encoding CDP-diacylglycerol--serine O-phosphatidyltransferase, producing the protein MQDNDKTTTSEQPETFEVVEAEHRTGARHKGVYLLPNLFTTGALFAGFYAIVSAMNGMFENAALGIIVAGILDGMDGGVARLTNTQSKFGAEYDSLSDCVAFGVAPGLVAYSWALSGLGKFGWVAAFIYVACAALRLARFNVQAESTDKRFFIGLPSPTGAGLVATMVWLGASRGIEGADVSWVVALMVAGAGLLMVSSVKYHSFKEFHIGRVPFKVLLGVIIAFAIVFLDPPLVLLSVAVIYVLVGLAMSVWGLRKAAS
- the ilvC gene encoding ketol-acid reductoisomerase translates to MQVYYDKDCDLSIIQGKKVAIIGYGSQGHAHACNLNDSGVDVTVGLRPGSSSIAKAEAHGLKVSDVPSAVAAADVVMILTPDEFQSQLYREEIEPNLKEGATLAFAHGFAIHYNQIVPRSDLDVIMIAPKAPGHTVRTEFTKGGGIPDLIAVFQDASGNAKSVALSYASGVGGGRTGIIETTFKDETETDLFGEQAVLCGGAVELVKAGFETLTEAGYAPEMAYFECLHELKLIVDLMYEGGIANMNYSISNNAEYGEYVTGPEVINDESRAAMRNALKRIQSGEYAKQFISEGALNYPSMTAARRNNAAHPIEQVGEKLRGMMPWIQANQIVDKSKN
- a CDS encoding protein-methionine-sulfoxide reductase heme-binding subunit MsrQ, giving the protein MKSRQWTWVGWPLGAVPLVWVTYLAVSGQLGPDPAETLVELLGWWSLVCLLVCLAMRPTARLLKVPGLVIWRRTFGLWAFAYVSLHFLAWATLLLGWDPSFLGEELTRRPYIIVGMGAWLALWPLALTSTRKARRRLGRNWAKLHRLVFLAVLLALVHQSWVQKSGYGETLVFVGVTAILLLYRLLHGRNMVRK
- a CDS encoding tyrosine-protein phosphatase — encoded protein: MWIALLCAAVVIAFLVYRYHKLMYHFRPVKAGKLYRSGTLGPVGLWVVHRVLGVNTIINLRLESEYPKKGWYARQAAFCEQHQIRLVNIPMAQDTPPTESQIQQFVDELDREGSVCLIHCEMGVIRTGMMVVAVATRRFGVRDQQVWEHFPLYGHKLDARRQRVREFILHCAAGVSGKVSA
- the msrP gene encoding protein-methionine-sulfoxide reductase catalytic subunit MsrP; this encodes MIIRHKDPAAPKSHEITPESVYLKRRELMMLGGLAGLFSAMPAWAREVKAVDEDASRPRWLKEQVARAVDGAPDTDEALTPYSDVTQYNNFYEFGTGKTDPAENAHTLKTDPWTVTVAGEVEKPGEYALEDLLKGLALEERIYRLRCVEAWSMVIPWVGVPLASLLKRLQPTSKAKYVAFTSLADPDQMSGVRSPFSGIDWPYREGLRLDEAMHPLTLMAVGLYGRTLPNQNGAPFRLVVPWKYGFKSIKSIVRIELTDTMPETTWNMLAPEEYGFYANVNPAVDHPRWSQSRERRLPNSFFDPNWVPTRPFNGYEEVASLYKGMDLSMFY